A single region of the Halorussus gelatinilyticus genome encodes:
- a CDS encoding mannose-1-phosphate guanylyltransferase has protein sequence MSDADSTDAGDALERPVVALVMAGGTGTRLYPASRSDRPKQFLSLGGATGGDSLLARTVSRVRFADEIYVSTGEDHAETVREEVPEAGVLVEPEAKDTGPALAYAAHRIREQVGECVLLCVPSDHLVAGDFAPSATRAARTAVETEGLVAFGVEPTRPATGYGYIEPSDSETEHTGIEQFREKPDRETAERFVEDGFYWNAGLFAWTPESLLREARDSPLGPLVEALEAGDPERGFAEVESVSIDYAVMERTDDAYVVPADFEWDDVGAWDAIERVVETDGDGNAVLGDGLTIDAMENVVAADDRTHVSLVGVEGLVVAAYGDRVLVVPKDEAQRVREVVAELREQGRF, from the coding sequence ATGTCGGACGCCGACTCCACCGACGCCGGCGACGCTCTCGAACGACCGGTCGTCGCGCTCGTGATGGCCGGCGGGACGGGAACCCGGCTCTATCCCGCGAGCAGATCCGACCGACCCAAGCAGTTCCTCTCGCTGGGCGGCGCGACCGGCGGCGACTCCCTTCTCGCCCGGACCGTCTCGCGGGTGCGTTTCGCCGACGAAATCTACGTCTCGACCGGCGAAGACCACGCCGAGACGGTGCGCGAGGAGGTCCCCGAGGCGGGCGTCCTCGTGGAACCCGAGGCCAAGGACACCGGGCCGGCGCTGGCGTACGCGGCCCACCGAATCCGCGAGCAGGTCGGCGAGTGCGTCCTGCTCTGCGTGCCGAGCGACCACCTCGTCGCGGGCGACTTCGCGCCGAGCGCGACGCGCGCGGCGCGGACCGCAGTCGAAACGGAGGGGCTGGTCGCGTTCGGCGTCGAGCCGACGCGACCGGCCACGGGATACGGCTACATCGAGCCGAGCGACTCGGAGACCGAACACACCGGAATCGAGCAGTTCCGCGAGAAGCCCGACCGCGAGACCGCCGAGCGGTTCGTGGAGGACGGTTTCTACTGGAACGCCGGGCTGTTCGCGTGGACGCCCGAGAGCCTGCTCCGGGAGGCGCGCGACTCCCCGCTGGGACCGCTCGTGGAGGCACTGGAGGCGGGCGACCCCGAGCGCGGGTTCGCCGAAGTCGAGAGCGTCAGCATCGACTACGCCGTCATGGAACGGACCGACGACGCCTACGTCGTACCCGCCGACTTCGAGTGGGACGACGTGGGCGCGTGGGACGCCATCGAGCGCGTGGTCGAGACCGACGGAGACGGGAACGCGGTTCTGGGCGACGGTCTGACCATCGACGCTATGGAGAACGTCGTCGCGGCCGACGACCGGACCCACGTCAGTCTGGTCGGCGTCGAGGGGCTGGTCGTCGCGGCGTACGGCGACCGCGTGCTGGTCGTGCCGAAGGACGAGGCCCAGCGCGTGCGCGAGGTCGTAGCGGAGTTGCGCGAGCAGGGTCGATTCTGA
- a CDS encoding DUF7091 family protein: MDDRLESFLRSKIRSAGRQVADAKRAYTNARKAASADLPQDDEGKARIVCRRYAERRAVELDPKGRPACFDPDHPDCDGCLRDVRDGRIETW, translated from the coding sequence ATGGACGACCGCCTCGAGAGCTTCCTCCGGTCGAAGATACGGTCCGCCGGACGGCAGGTCGCCGACGCCAAGCGAGCCTACACCAACGCCCGAAAAGCCGCCTCGGCCGACCTCCCCCAAGACGACGAGGGGAAGGCCAGAATCGTCTGCCGACGGTACGCCGAGCGCCGGGCCGTCGAGTTGGACCCGAAGGGCCGCCCGGCCTGCTTCGACCCCGACCACCCCGACTGCGATGGGTGTCTGCGAGACGTGCGCGACGGCCGCATCGAGACGTGGTAG
- a CDS encoding LysE family translocator has product MLPTIDLQSYLLFVGAALALVLTPGPDTVFVLTQGVSAGKREGVASALGVSTGVLVHTAAAALGLAALLRASALAYAAVKYAGAAYLLYLGATTLWRGDDLDFAERASADARSVPTTGSDLRGGYVRGVTVNVLNPKVALFFLAFLPQFVGSGSEATAEMLALGGTYAVLTALYLGTVGLLSGGVRSAFRARPRLADGLRWVSGSVLVGLGAALALESR; this is encoded by the coding sequence ATGCTCCCGACCATCGACCTCCAGAGCTACCTGCTGTTCGTCGGGGCCGCGCTCGCGCTCGTGTTGACGCCCGGCCCGGACACGGTCTTCGTCCTCACGCAGGGCGTGAGCGCGGGCAAGCGCGAGGGCGTCGCGTCCGCGCTCGGCGTGAGCACGGGCGTCCTCGTCCACACCGCCGCGGCCGCGCTCGGTCTCGCGGCGCTCCTGCGCGCGTCCGCGCTCGCCTACGCCGCGGTCAAGTACGCCGGGGCGGCCTACCTCCTCTATCTCGGCGCGACGACGCTCTGGCGGGGCGACGATCTCGACTTCGCCGAGCGGGCGTCCGCGGACGCCCGCTCGGTCCCCACGACCGGCTCGGACCTACGAGGCGGCTACGTCCGAGGCGTGACGGTCAACGTCCTGAATCCGAAGGTCGCGCTCTTCTTCCTCGCCTTCCTCCCGCAGTTCGTCGGGTCGGGGTCCGAGGCCACCGCCGAGATGCTGGCGCTCGGCGGGACCTACGCGGTCCTCACGGCGCTCTACCTCGGGACGGTCGGCCTGCTCTCGGGCGGCGTCCGGTCGGCGTTCCGCGCTCGCCCGCGACTCGCCGACGGTCTCCGGTGGGTCTCGGGGTCGGTGCTGGTCGGTCTCGGGGCCGCGCTGGCGCTCGAATCCCGATGA
- a CDS encoding replication factor A (Replication protein A protects and stabilize the intermediate ssDNA that is generated by the unwinding action of a DNA helicase at the replication fork. In addition, SSBs prevent the formation of secondary structures by single-stranded template DNA.) encodes MSDVRQHAEEIREQFSEHLDLTVEEVEDRLDNLVNEYRVPLEEARRSVVSHYLDEAGLERDDIRSGGGGSEQVNVEDVNEDEQWLSLTAKVVDLWDPRSDAVGQVGLLGDETGTIKFTKWADSDLPELEEGAVYHLGNLVSDEYQGDYSVKLNRTTTVEETDEDIEVGDDTAEVEGALVDIQSGSGLIKRCPEEGCTRVLQNGRCSEHGEVEGEFDLRIKGVLDDGTDVHEVIFDKDATEELTGIGLQEAQDMAMDALDTTVVAEEMREKTLGLYYRVAGPTMGRYLLVDEMEELAGPTDTEDVLIRARSI; translated from the coding sequence ATGAGCGATGTGCGCCAGCACGCCGAAGAGATACGCGAACAGTTCTCCGAACACTTAGACCTGACAGTCGAGGAGGTCGAGGACCGCCTCGACAACCTCGTCAACGAGTACCGCGTGCCCCTCGAGGAGGCCCGACGGAGCGTCGTCAGCCACTACCTCGACGAGGCGGGTCTCGAACGCGACGACATCCGGAGCGGCGGCGGTGGCTCCGAGCAGGTCAACGTCGAAGACGTGAACGAGGACGAGCAGTGGCTCAGCCTCACGGCCAAGGTCGTGGACCTCTGGGACCCCCGGAGCGACGCCGTCGGGCAGGTCGGTCTGCTCGGCGACGAGACGGGCACCATCAAGTTCACCAAGTGGGCCGACTCCGACCTCCCCGAACTGGAGGAGGGAGCGGTCTACCACCTCGGCAACCTCGTCTCCGACGAGTATCAGGGCGACTACTCGGTGAAACTCAACCGCACGACCACCGTCGAGGAGACCGACGAGGACATCGAGGTCGGCGACGACACCGCCGAGGTCGAAGGCGCGCTGGTGGACATCCAGAGCGGGTCCGGGCTCATCAAGCGCTGCCCCGAGGAGGGCTGTACCCGCGTCCTCCAGAACGGGCGCTGCTCCGAACACGGCGAAGTCGAAGGCGAGTTCGACCTCCGCATCAAGGGCGTCTTGGACGACGGCACGGACGTTCACGAGGTCATCTTCGACAAGGACGCCACCGAGGAGCTGACCGGCATCGGTCTGCAGGAAGCACAGGACATGGCGATGGACGCGCTCGACACGACCGTCGTCGCCGAAGAGATGCGCGAGAAGACCCTCGGGCTGTACTACCGCGTGGCCGGACCGACGATGGGTCGGTACCTCCTCGTGGACGAGATGGAGGAACTGGCCGGGCCGACGGACACCGAGGACGTTCTCATCCGAGCGAGGTCGATCTAA
- a CDS encoding RPA family protein, translated as MSGAPTREVARRVFADEFNDATHTFKESDEERAPVYVLLPTGARANRIFIVGTLTETEDVGEDSEYWQGRVVDPNGDPFFVYAGQYQPEAASMLRELEAPAYVAITGKPRTYETDDGNVNVSVRPESITQVDADTRDRWVVETAEQTLDRIEAFEADTNEYARMVESEYDLPLDRYRESVVSALESLQDDPNAGNSGADDRDAAGTESESADDAETEPEPQP; from the coding sequence ATGAGTGGAGCACCTACCCGCGAAGTCGCCCGACGCGTCTTCGCCGACGAGTTCAACGACGCGACGCACACGTTCAAGGAGTCCGACGAGGAGCGCGCCCCGGTGTACGTCCTGTTACCGACGGGCGCGCGGGCGAACCGCATCTTCATCGTCGGCACGCTGACCGAGACCGAGGACGTGGGCGAGGACAGCGAGTACTGGCAGGGCCGGGTCGTGGACCCGAACGGCGACCCGTTCTTCGTCTACGCGGGCCAGTACCAGCCCGAGGCCGCGAGCATGCTCCGCGAACTCGAAGCGCCCGCGTACGTCGCCATCACCGGCAAGCCGCGGACGTACGAGACCGACGACGGCAACGTCAACGTCTCGGTGCGCCCCGAGTCCATCACGCAGGTAGACGCCGACACCCGCGACCGCTGGGTGGTCGAGACGGCCGAACAGACCCTCGACCGCATCGAAGCGTTCGAGGCCGACACCAACGAGTACGCCCGGATGGTCGAATCGGAGTACGACCTTCCGCTCGACCGCTACCGCGAATCCGTCGTCTCGGCGCTCGAAAGTCTCCAAGACGACCCGAACGCCGGCAACTCCGGCGCGGACGACCGCGACGCCGCCGGAACCGAGTCGGAATCGGCGGACGACGCCGAGACCGAACCCGAACCGCAGCCGTAG